In one Thermococcus sp. 2319x1 genomic region, the following are encoded:
- a CDS encoding amidohydrolase family protein, whose product MKAIIADYALDVEGIKRNVAVLIEKDKIVGVVPHESLRDFGVDETFGGSGYLLIPGLVNAHTHVAMNKFRGFGDDMPLDRWLKEVIWPMEKEWTEEEIYKWALIGIAEAVANGSTVINDHYFFAWKIAEAAEKLGVRAFIGQTMMDLVEMSIAGPELGFKFFKRWKKSDLVRATLAPHATDTVSRDLLMEVKEVAEKESGIIHMHVSQSKEEVLRVKKREKMLPVEYLKELEMLGENFMGVHGVYLSKDEVKIYAESGATLVHCPTSLAKLEGEIGPIIDLWKLGGRIALGNDCAVSNNSLDMILEMKFAAILNKVKARNPTKPTAKEVFYWATVGGAEALGLKAGLIKEGYLADLVLIDTKKLHFLPRENVLSHIVYSAKGSDVEKVFVGGELIYDQGRFLKTNEIEELLALE is encoded by the coding sequence GTGAAGGCAATCATAGCCGATTATGCCCTTGATGTCGAGGGGATTAAAAGGAACGTTGCCGTTCTTATAGAAAAAGATAAGATAGTCGGAGTTGTTCCGCATGAGAGCCTAAGGGACTTTGGCGTTGATGAAACCTTTGGGGGAAGTGGGTATCTTCTCATACCCGGGCTTGTCAATGCTCATACCCACGTTGCAATGAACAAATTCAGGGGATTTGGCGATGACATGCCTCTCGACAGGTGGCTTAAGGAGGTAATATGGCCAATGGAGAAGGAATGGACTGAGGAGGAAATCTACAAATGGGCTCTGATAGGAATCGCTGAGGCAGTAGCAAACGGTTCAACTGTAATAAACGACCACTACTTTTTTGCATGGAAAATAGCGGAAGCTGCTGAAAAGCTGGGCGTTAGGGCTTTTATCGGACAGACGATGATGGATCTTGTTGAGATGTCCATAGCGGGGCCTGAACTGGGGTTTAAATTCTTCAAAAGATGGAAAAAAAGTGACCTTGTGAGAGCAACGCTTGCCCCCCACGCGACAGATACAGTTTCGAGAGACCTGCTGATGGAAGTTAAAGAGGTCGCAGAAAAGGAAAGTGGAATAATCCATATGCACGTCTCCCAGAGCAAAGAGGAAGTCCTTCGGGTCAAGAAAAGGGAAAAGATGCTACCGGTTGAGTATCTAAAGGAGTTGGAAATGCTGGGAGAGAATTTCATGGGGGTTCATGGAGTTTATCTTTCAAAAGACGAAGTTAAAATTTATGCAGAGAGCGGTGCAACCCTTGTTCACTGTCCTACAAGTTTGGCGAAGCTCGAAGGGGAAATTGGCCCTATAATAGACCTGTGGAAGCTCGGTGGAAGAATCGCCCTCGGAAACGACTGCGCAGTTTCCAACAACTCCCTTGACATGATCCTCGAAATGAAGTTCGCGGCAATACTCAACAAAGTGAAAGCAAGGAATCCCACAAAACCAACTGCGAAGGAGGTGTTTTACTGGGCAACCGTTGGAGGAGCCGAAGCGTTGGGGTTAAAGGCCGGTCTCATAAAAGAGGGCTATCTGGCGGACTTAGTTCTGATAGACACAAAGAAGCTCCATTTCCTGCCGAGGGAAAACGTTCTTTCGCACATTGTCTACTCGGCAAAGGGGAGCGATGTGGAGAAGGTCTTTGTTGGAGGGGAGCTTATATACGATCAAGGGAGATTCCTAAAAACCAATGAAATTGAGGAGCTGCTTGCCTTAGAATAG
- the trmY gene encoding tRNA (pseudouridine(54)-N(1))-methyltransferase TrmY yields MRTFIIKANKARTRADFSLKDLPGTSGRIDLLCRALNSAFLLSHGFRKDVRVWLNLNGPPDPPKTIRFEGSEIKPKTINPDEMSLAKIIIKALKVGEGIKEPTKEYPVLPGVYVSNLRFEDIIRKTIKNSALYYLHEEGKPIERVNFKGNVAFVLGDHEGLTKEDEAFLEGIAEKVSVGKRSYLTSHVIAYVNIFLDKLF; encoded by the coding sequence GTGAGGACATTCATAATAAAGGCCAATAAAGCCCGTACAAGGGCTGATTTCAGCCTGAAAGACCTTCCGGGGACGAGTGGGAGGATTGATTTACTTTGTAGAGCCTTAAATTCAGCGTTTCTCCTCTCTCATGGGTTTAGGAAGGATGTTAGAGTATGGCTCAACCTCAACGGACCCCCTGATCCTCCAAAGACCATCAGATTTGAGGGGAGTGAAATCAAGCCCAAGACAATAAATCCCGACGAAATGAGCCTTGCCAAGATAATAATAAAAGCCCTAAAAGTTGGCGAGGGCATAAAAGAGCCAACAAAAGAGTACCCCGTCCTTCCGGGAGTTTATGTGAGCAATCTAAGGTTTGAAGATATCATAAGGAAAACCATTAAGAATTCAGCCCTCTATTACCTTCACGAAGAAGGGAAGCCGATCGAGAGGGTAAACTTCAAAGGCAACGTTGCCTTTGTTCTTGGAGATCACGAAGGGCTAACAAAAGAGGATGAAGCTTTTCTTGAAGGAATAGCGGAAAAGGTTAGTGTAGGAAAAAGGAGCTATCTAACCTCGCATGTAATAGCTTACGTCAATATCTTCCTTGATAAACTATTCTAA
- a CDS encoding thioredoxin family protein, which produces MALISDGDKKIIKEEFFSKLVNPVKIIVFTGKEHCQYCDQLKQLVEEISELSDLISYEVHDFDSEKELAEKYRIDKAPVTIITQDGKDLGVRYFGIPAGHEFGAFLEDIVDVSKGETDLMKDTKEAVRNIDQDVEIYVFVTPTCPYCPMAVRMAHKFAIENSLAGKGKILGDMIEAIEFPEWADQYSVMAVPKVVIRVNGEDKVSFEGAYPEKMFLEKLLQALE; this is translated from the coding sequence ATGGCGCTTATTAGTGATGGGGATAAGAAGATAATTAAGGAGGAGTTCTTTTCAAAGCTCGTTAATCCAGTCAAGATCATAGTCTTCACAGGGAAAGAGCACTGCCAATATTGTGACCAGCTGAAACAGCTTGTTGAAGAAATTAGCGAGCTTAGCGACCTTATAAGCTATGAAGTGCACGACTTTGACAGTGAAAAAGAGCTTGCCGAGAAGTACAGAATCGATAAAGCCCCAGTAACCATAATAACCCAAGATGGGAAAGACCTTGGAGTTAGGTACTTTGGTATTCCGGCAGGGCATGAATTTGGAGCGTTCTTAGAGGACATCGTCGACGTTTCAAAAGGCGAAACCGACCTCATGAAGGACACTAAAGAAGCAGTAAGAAACATTGACCAAGACGTCGAAATATACGTCTTTGTAACCCCAACCTGCCCCTACTGTCCAATGGCCGTTAGAATGGCACACAAGTTTGCAATTGAGAACTCACTTGCAGGAAAAGGCAAAATCCTTGGAGACATGATTGAGGCAATAGAATTCCCCGAGTGGGCCGACCAGTACAGCGTCATGGCAGTTCCAAAGGTTGTAATAAGGGTCAACGGCGAGGACAAGGTTTCATTCGAGGGTGCTTACCCAGAAAAAATGTTCCTCGAAAAGCTTCTCCAAGCTTTAGAGTGA
- a CDS encoding ArsR family transcriptional regulator: MSEPDIFYILGNKVRRDLLSHLTCTECYFSLLSSKVNVSSTAVSKHLKIMEREGVLKSYEKEEGFIGPTRKYYSIAVSKTFLVTVTPNIFWYKSLDLDSPERFERFEIRLDELNKSPKSLHSMVTALIDANKKLDQIIEALRIIESYRNNLMKNIKERYLKEIGDMTQLAILHYLLLYRKATVEQLSDILNLKEREIKEKAEELSRVIPLNIRENLIEIDEDELMKKEAK, translated from the coding sequence ATGTCTGAACCAGATATATTTTACATCTTGGGGAACAAGGTGAGGAGGGACTTGCTCAGCCACTTGACATGTACCGAATGCTACTTCAGCCTGCTCAGCAGCAAGGTTAACGTTTCATCTACTGCCGTCTCAAAACACCTGAAAATAATGGAAAGAGAAGGGGTTCTGAAGTCTTATGAAAAAGAGGAAGGATTTATTGGGCCCACGCGAAAATATTACTCCATAGCTGTTTCAAAAACGTTTCTTGTAACTGTCACCCCTAATATATTCTGGTATAAAAGCCTGGACTTAGATTCTCCGGAGAGATTTGAAAGATTTGAAATCAGGCTTGATGAGCTTAACAAATCCCCAAAAAGCTTACACTCTATGGTGACGGCTCTTATAGATGCAAACAAAAAGTTGGATCAGATAATAGAGGCTTTGAGAATTATTGAGAGCTACAGAAACAATCTCATGAAGAACATCAAAGAGAGGTATTTGAAAGAAATCGGCGACATGACCCAGCTTGCCATACTCCATTATCTGCTCCTCTATAGAAAAGCAACGGTAGAGCAATTGAGCGACATTCTAAACCTCAAAGAGAGGGAAATTAAGGAAAAGGCCGAAGAACTCTCAAGGGTAATACCGCTGAACATAAGAGAAAACCTTATAGAAATTGATGAGGATGAACTAATGAAAAAAGAAGCAAAATGA
- a CDS encoding DUF362 domain-containing protein, with amino-acid sequence MPEKIRIIVNEDRCYLCGGCAGVCPALAIRVSSSKWEFFQDKCISCRICINACPVGALSAEPLEGEL; translated from the coding sequence ATGCCGGAGAAAATCAGAATCATCGTAAACGAAGATAGATGTTACCTTTGCGGTGGCTGTGCAGGTGTTTGCCCTGCCCTTGCAATAAGGGTTTCATCTTCGAAATGGGAATTTTTCCAAGATAAGTGCATTTCTTGCAGGATATGTATAAACGCGTGTCCCGTAGGGGCTTTAAGTGCAGAACCTCTGGAGGGAGAGCTATGA
- a CDS encoding NAD(P)/FAD-dependent oxidoreductase has translation MRYDVVVVGSGIAGPIVARNVAKEGYSVLLIDKKPAIGAPKQCAEGINIKVFEKYDIPYDRRFINREIYGAKLYSPSGYELEIRYKDVSGVILERKVFDKMLAFYAARAGADVLARTEALDVIRENGAIKGIKAKHEGELLEIYADVIVAADGVESTIARKAGINTYAPPHEFDSAYEYEMLIEGFDPDMIHLWFGNEIAPRGYVWVFPKDEDRANVGIGINSDNPRTAKYYLDKWLEENKVPAKKLLEINVGVVPVGGFVKELAKDNVVVVGDAARQVNPIHGGGMAEAMEAGTIASKWIVKALEEENLELLKNYTREWWEKDGKRLERVLKIRKAVEKLTDEDLDVFIQVLSGADAEKIAGGDYLEVIKALLKHPKVLMSKRRMALLKELL, from the coding sequence ATGAGATACGACGTTGTTGTTGTCGGCTCTGGAATAGCGGGCCCAATAGTCGCCAGAAACGTTGCCAAAGAAGGGTACTCGGTTCTTCTCATAGACAAAAAACCAGCCATAGGTGCCCCAAAGCAGTGTGCCGAGGGGATTAACATAAAAGTTTTCGAGAAGTACGATATTCCATATGACAGGAGATTCATAAACCGTGAGATTTATGGGGCAAAACTGTATTCTCCCAGTGGTTACGAGCTTGAAATAAGATACAAAGATGTGAGCGGAGTTATTTTGGAAAGAAAGGTATTTGATAAAATGCTGGCTTTTTATGCCGCAAGGGCTGGGGCCGATGTACTTGCCAGAACTGAAGCCCTCGACGTTATCAGGGAAAATGGAGCCATAAAGGGCATAAAAGCAAAACACGAAGGCGAGCTTCTTGAGATATACGCTGATGTTATTGTGGCAGCGGATGGCGTTGAAAGCACCATAGCGAGGAAAGCCGGAATAAACACCTACGCTCCTCCGCATGAGTTCGACTCCGCATATGAGTACGAAATGCTCATCGAGGGATTTGATCCGGACATGATCCATCTGTGGTTTGGAAATGAAATAGCGCCGAGAGGTTATGTATGGGTCTTTCCAAAAGATGAGGACAGGGCTAACGTTGGGATAGGTATAAACTCCGATAACCCAAGGACAGCCAAGTACTACCTCGACAAGTGGCTCGAAGAAAATAAGGTTCCGGCAAAGAAGCTCCTTGAAATAAACGTAGGTGTTGTTCCCGTTGGAGGGTTTGTAAAAGAACTTGCTAAAGACAACGTGGTCGTTGTGGGAGATGCCGCTAGACAGGTAAATCCCATCCATGGCGGTGGAATGGCGGAGGCCATGGAAGCTGGCACAATAGCAAGCAAGTGGATAGTAAAGGCACTTGAAGAGGAGAATCTCGAGCTTCTAAAGAACTACACAAGAGAATGGTGGGAAAAAGACGGTAAAAGGCTCGAGAGGGTTCTTAAAATCAGAAAAGCCGTGGAGAAGTTGACTGATGAAGACTTGGACGTGTTTATTCAAGTGCTAAGTGGAGCAGATGCAGAGAAAATTGCAGGTGGGGATTACTTAGAGGTCATAAAAGCCCTCCTCAAACATCCAAAAGTGCTCATGAGCAAAAGAAGGATGGCACTCCTCAAGGAACTCCTGTGA
- the topA gene encoding DNA topoisomerase I — MTTLIIAEKPNVARKIAYALAEKKPIRKTIGKVPYYELTRDGKKIIVAPAVGHLFSLAPKEKTYGYPVFDVEWVPVYVAEKGKSYAKDYIKALRELAKRADEFVVACDYDTEGEVIGYTALKYACGVDPSKAKRMKFSALTKKDLLKAWYNLEPTINFGMADAGIARHVLDWYWGVNLSRALSSALRKAAGRWIILSTGRVQGPTLKFLVEREREIANFVPTPYWVIKMILEKNGQQYIAIYEKDRILDEEEAKKIVEEAKRGPAFVEKVEIKQQQRNPPHPFDLGTLQREAYSAFGYSPKKTLDIAQSLYEKALISYPRTSSQKLPKNLNYESIINNLAKIPDYKPHAHELLGKGVLKPVEGKKDDPAHPAIYPTGELPKPGELSKDEQNLYDLIVRRFLAAFADPAVRESMKVIINSNSHRFILSGSRTVKEGWLKIYGKYVKFDEVLLPKFEEGERIKVIQIKREKKKTKPPARYSPASVIKKMEDLGIGTKATRAQILETLYSRGYIEGKKQIKVTPLGMKVIEALENNVPDIVSVELTREFEEKMEQIMQNKISREKVIEESKEALVRILKEFKKKEEEIGRKLLETFLESQKNKKNKKSADTKELTAEEEESIKKSLEKKKSMETIIVGKCPKCGGDLVVKYNRKTGKRFVGCSNWPNCDVTYPLLQRGEIIPTGKTCPECGNVPIVKIKEHNREYEVCLDMKCHKNREKGKS, encoded by the coding sequence ATGACTACACTCATAATTGCAGAGAAGCCCAATGTAGCCAGAAAAATAGCCTATGCCCTTGCCGAGAAGAAGCCCATAAGGAAGACCATTGGTAAAGTCCCATATTACGAGCTAACCAGAGATGGGAAAAAAATAATAGTTGCTCCAGCCGTTGGACACCTCTTCTCTCTCGCTCCGAAGGAGAAAACTTACGGCTACCCGGTTTTTGATGTGGAATGGGTTCCCGTTTATGTCGCTGAGAAGGGAAAAAGCTACGCTAAGGATTACATAAAAGCCCTTAGAGAGCTTGCAAAGAGAGCGGATGAGTTTGTCGTTGCGTGTGACTACGATACCGAAGGTGAGGTAATAGGGTATACGGCGTTAAAATATGCCTGTGGCGTTGATCCTTCAAAAGCCAAGAGAATGAAATTCTCAGCCTTAACTAAAAAAGATCTGCTAAAGGCGTGGTACAACCTGGAACCTACGATTAACTTTGGAATGGCAGATGCTGGAATAGCAAGGCATGTACTTGACTGGTACTGGGGGGTTAACCTTTCAAGGGCATTGAGCTCGGCCCTAAGAAAAGCCGCCGGCAGATGGATAATCCTCTCCACCGGTAGAGTTCAAGGACCAACGTTAAAGTTTTTAGTTGAGAGGGAAAGGGAAATAGCAAATTTCGTCCCCACGCCCTACTGGGTCATAAAAATGATTCTCGAAAAAAACGGCCAGCAGTACATAGCCATCTATGAAAAAGATCGCATTCTTGATGAGGAAGAGGCCAAAAAGATAGTGGAGGAGGCCAAACGGGGACCCGCTTTTGTGGAGAAAGTGGAGATAAAACAGCAGCAGAGAAACCCTCCCCATCCCTTTGACCTTGGAACACTCCAAAGGGAAGCTTACTCTGCCTTCGGTTACAGCCCAAAGAAGACCCTCGACATAGCACAAAGCCTGTATGAAAAAGCCCTCATCTCATACCCGAGGACCTCGTCCCAAAAGCTTCCAAAAAACTTGAACTATGAATCGATTATCAACAACCTTGCCAAAATTCCGGATTACAAGCCCCATGCCCATGAACTTTTAGGTAAGGGAGTTTTAAAACCCGTAGAAGGCAAAAAAGATGATCCTGCTCATCCGGCAATATATCCCACCGGTGAGCTACCTAAACCTGGAGAGCTAAGCAAAGATGAGCAAAATCTCTACGATTTGATAGTTAGAAGATTCCTAGCTGCATTTGCCGATCCTGCCGTAAGGGAGAGTATGAAAGTAATCATAAACTCAAACAGCCACCGCTTTATCCTCAGTGGTTCGAGAACAGTTAAAGAGGGATGGCTGAAGATTTACGGCAAGTACGTTAAATTTGATGAAGTTCTGCTTCCAAAGTTCGAGGAAGGAGAGCGAATAAAAGTTATTCAGATAAAGAGGGAGAAGAAGAAAACCAAACCTCCGGCAAGGTATTCTCCAGCAAGCGTTATTAAAAAAATGGAAGACCTGGGCATTGGAACCAAGGCCACGAGGGCTCAAATCCTGGAGACATTATACTCAAGGGGGTACATAGAGGGTAAGAAACAGATAAAGGTGACCCCTCTCGGCATGAAGGTGATAGAAGCCTTGGAAAACAATGTCCCTGATATAGTAAGCGTTGAACTAACGAGGGAGTTCGAAGAAAAAATGGAACAGATAATGCAGAACAAAATAAGCAGGGAGAAGGTCATTGAGGAATCCAAGGAGGCCTTAGTAAGAATTCTAAAGGAGTTCAAAAAGAAAGAGGAGGAAATAGGGAGAAAACTTCTGGAAACGTTTTTAGAGAGCCAGAAAAACAAAAAGAATAAGAAAAGCGCCGATACAAAAGAACTAACCGCCGAAGAAGAAGAGAGCATCAAAAAGTCCCTTGAAAAGAAAAAATCTATGGAGACAATAATAGTGGGAAAGTGTCCCAAATGCGGCGGCGACTTGGTGGTGAAATATAATAGAAAAACAGGAAAAAGGTTTGTGGGCTGCTCCAACTGGCCCAACTGTGACGTTACTTATCCCCTTCTCCAAAGGGGCGAGATAATTCCAACGGGAAAAACATGCCCTGAGTGCGGAAATGTTCCAATAGTAAAGATCAAGGAGCACAACAGGGAATATGAAGTGTGTCTTGACATGAAATGCCACAAAAATCGGGAAAAAGGTAAAAGTTAG
- a CDS encoding DMT family transporter has product MNTLLGALLALISAFGWGTASVLVKIGMKNKSAVTVNIVRLYITALFYACLFLFTGRYYEIASLNWQILLIAFISGQFGFVIGDYFYFNALRLMGVSRTVPITSSYPLWTILWAWLFLGRSINAQIIIGAFLVFLAIVIVRKGEIEEHLDTKGFVFALLAPISWSIAITLLDFLSSQVSPLSLAGIRMIFAAFGISVFLPKYSKELREITRREVAVLSGAALLGLIIGQYTFVKSVSLVGSQISAPVSAVNPIISSLLAIAVLKEPPNAKIILGLVLAVAGVILITTA; this is encoded by the coding sequence ATGAACACCCTACTCGGAGCATTACTCGCACTTATTTCGGCATTTGGATGGGGAACTGCTTCAGTTCTAGTGAAAATTGGAATGAAAAACAAGAGTGCGGTCACCGTTAATATAGTTAGGCTCTATATCACGGCACTTTTTTACGCTTGTTTGTTTTTGTTTACTGGGAGATACTATGAGATAGCTTCCCTTAACTGGCAGATTCTCTTGATTGCATTCATCTCCGGCCAGTTTGGCTTTGTAATAGGGGATTACTTCTACTTTAATGCCCTCAGGTTGATGGGGGTATCAAGAACAGTGCCCATAACCTCCTCCTATCCCCTTTGGACTATATTATGGGCCTGGTTGTTTTTAGGGAGGAGTATAAACGCTCAGATAATCATTGGGGCATTTCTCGTATTTTTGGCAATTGTCATCGTCAGAAAGGGAGAGATTGAAGAGCACCTAGATACCAAGGGGTTTGTATTCGCCCTTTTAGCACCCATTTCGTGGAGCATTGCAATAACACTGCTCGATTTTCTTTCTTCTCAAGTCTCTCCTCTCTCTTTAGCTGGCATTAGAATGATATTCGCCGCATTTGGTATTAGTGTGTTTTTGCCCAAATACTCGAAGGAACTAAGGGAAATTACGCGGAGGGAAGTTGCGGTACTTTCGGGAGCAGCTTTGCTTGGATTGATAATTGGGCAATACACATTCGTTAAGTCTGTAAGCCTAGTCGGCTCCCAAATCTCTGCCCCGGTAAGTGCTGTAAATCCCATTATATCTTCTCTTCTTGCGATAGCAGTTCTAAAAGAGCCGCCAAACGCCAAGATAATCCTGGGACTGGTACTGGCCGTTGCTGGTGTGATTTTAATAACAACAGCGTAA
- a CDS encoding DHH family phosphoesterase, producing the protein MRVLILGGGTIGRSIAQVLRGEFDIVIVEQDEIRAKSLSESGFHVIHGDFSYTASLLKAGINKTDLVIITTMDIGKIKRTIQTIKNNNPEVPILVLLPDNITAEELTSQIKEEFENEVKIDYAISPREAIIKAIVEMVEDIGKRKNAILLAKKLSEIKQKTDSLLIVMHDNPDPDAMASAAALQVIAQNMGLKTTIVYGGEITHHENRAFVNLLGLDMRKVSPGSYEIKRYSAIALVDCQPNGNVGILDNEDLKKVEILVDHHQLLQNLEERLPKNAFFDVRPEVNATSSIMVEYLKHLNIEVNEILGTSLFYGIYIDTKKFSKLNHIDLEALAFLAGKVDYDILEKIESPDISTETAEILARAILNRKMYKNIVISNVGFITNRDAIPESADFLLRLEGVNTVLVFGIVDDRIEISARTRDVRINVGKVLKEAFGDIGSGGGHPQSGGARIPLGIFKLAKDKDSLLKLVEEAITEKFLEALNAKEG; encoded by the coding sequence ATGAGAGTTTTAATACTCGGGGGAGGAACGATAGGGAGAAGTATTGCGCAGGTGCTTAGAGGTGAATTTGACATTGTCATTGTAGAACAGGACGAGATTAGGGCAAAGTCTCTCAGTGAAAGCGGATTTCACGTTATTCATGGCGATTTCTCTTATACTGCGTCTTTGCTGAAGGCGGGCATTAATAAAACGGACCTTGTCATAATAACCACAATGGACATAGGTAAGATAAAGAGAACAATACAGACAATTAAAAACAACAACCCAGAAGTGCCGATTTTGGTTCTTCTCCCCGATAATATAACCGCTGAAGAGCTAACATCTCAGATAAAGGAAGAATTTGAAAATGAAGTCAAAATAGATTATGCAATCTCTCCAAGAGAAGCAATAATCAAGGCAATTGTTGAAATGGTAGAAGATATTGGAAAAAGGAAAAATGCCATTTTACTCGCCAAGAAACTCTCAGAGATAAAACAAAAGACGGATTCACTCTTAATAGTAATGCACGATAATCCCGATCCAGATGCAATGGCCAGTGCCGCCGCCCTACAAGTTATCGCCCAAAACATGGGGTTAAAGACGACTATTGTTTATGGGGGAGAAATAACACACCATGAAAACAGGGCTTTTGTAAACCTTCTCGGGCTGGATATGAGGAAGGTTTCTCCGGGTTCTTACGAAATTAAAAGATATTCTGCCATAGCGTTAGTTGATTGTCAGCCAAATGGAAATGTGGGCATTTTAGACAATGAGGATCTTAAGAAAGTGGAGATACTCGTTGATCACCATCAGCTTCTTCAAAATCTGGAAGAAAGGCTTCCCAAAAATGCATTTTTTGATGTTAGACCGGAAGTAAACGCTACATCCTCGATAATGGTGGAATACTTAAAACACCTCAACATAGAGGTCAATGAGATACTCGGCACCAGCCTTTTCTATGGCATCTACATAGACACAAAGAAGTTCTCAAAGCTTAACCATATCGATCTCGAGGCACTGGCCTTTTTGGCAGGAAAAGTGGATTATGACATCTTGGAGAAGATAGAATCCCCGGACATCTCTACTGAAACCGCAGAGATCTTAGCTAGGGCAATACTGAACAGAAAAATGTACAAGAACATCGTTATCTCAAACGTGGGCTTTATAACCAACAGAGATGCCATTCCCGAATCTGCAGACTTTCTACTTAGGCTGGAGGGGGTTAATACCGTTTTAGTCTTTGGAATAGTTGATGATAGGATTGAAATCTCTGCCAGAACAAGAGATGTGAGGATAAACGTTGGCAAGGTTCTAAAGGAGGCTTTTGGAGACATAGGCAGCGGGGGAGGGCATCCGCAATCAGGGGGGGCAAGAATTCCATTGGGGATATTTAAACTCGCCAAAGATAAGGATTCTCTCTTAAAATTGGTAGAAGAGGCGATAACGGAGAAATTCCTGGAGGCATTGAACGCTAAAGAGGGCTAG
- a CDS encoding PRC-barrel domain-containing protein has product MLVRLSKLYGKQIYNTRGYYIGYVDEVLIEIDKGEGRILALGLPGEKVGIPYERVTAIGDIILIEAKKD; this is encoded by the coding sequence ATGTTAGTGAGGCTGTCGAAGCTTTATGGGAAGCAGATATACAACACAAGAGGATATTACATCGGTTACGTTGATGAAGTGCTGATAGAGATTGACAAGGGAGAAGGAAGAATACTGGCGCTTGGACTTCCGGGAGAAAAAGTTGGAATTCCCTACGAAAGAGTGACCGCAATAGGAGACATAATATTGATAGAAGCAAAGAAGGACTAG
- a CDS encoding DUF120 domain-containing protein, with protein sequence MEEIKLLISLARKGAIGDKVKITLRELSKEIGISPQSVMRKLDTMEKMGYLRREVSGKKTFVEITPDGLRLLEDIFDEIGKILYGKYILGEVVSGVGEGRYYVEQYKDRIKEYLGFTPYPGTLNLLIIFPKTIYDALYNVEPITIPGFTKGGRTFGDVKAYKVRINGIEGAIVVPSRTIHPPRIAEIIAPVCLRDNLNLKDGSKVKVEVVK encoded by the coding sequence ATGGAAGAAATTAAACTGCTCATTTCCCTTGCCAGGAAAGGTGCTATTGGGGATAAAGTTAAAATTACCTTAAGGGAACTTTCAAAGGAGATAGGGATTTCTCCCCAGTCTGTAATGAGAAAGCTCGATACTATGGAAAAAATGGGCTATCTAAGGCGAGAAGTTTCTGGAAAGAAAACTTTTGTGGAGATAACTCCCGATGGATTAAGGCTTCTTGAGGATATATTTGATGAAATCGGGAAGATTCTGTATGGGAAATATATTTTGGGAGAAGTCGTTTCCGGAGTTGGAGAGGGGAGGTATTATGTGGAGCAGTACAAAGATAGAATAAAGGAGTATCTCGGCTTCACTCCTTATCCGGGGACTCTAAATCTTCTGATAATCTTCCCAAAGACAATCTACGATGCCCTCTATAACGTGGAACCCATAACAATCCCCGGTTTCACCAAAGGAGGTAGAACTTTCGGGGATGTGAAGGCCTACAAAGTCAGGATAAATGGAATCGAAGGGGCAATAGTCGTTCCTTCCAGAACAATACATCCTCCAAGAATTGCTGAGATAATAGCCCCCGTATGCCTTAGGGATAACCTTAATCTAAAGGATGGCTCAAAGGTTAAAGTGGAGGTAGTAAAGTGA
- a CDS encoding endonuclease V encodes MNLKKIAEIQRKLSRKIVEKPLDISEVKRVAAVDVSYKGNHARGAFVLCSFPSCEVVKAKVIETEVNFPYIPTYFFLRETRPILLLIKGEEFDVLLVEGHGKAHPRGYGLASHIGLLINKPTIGVAKRPLFNTKDFVRVGKAYVSVGNLIDLDSAKKIVEIVNENGYPKPLRIADKLSKGAKNGRN; translated from the coding sequence ATGAACCTTAAAAAGATTGCAGAAATTCAAAGAAAGCTGAGCAGAAAAATCGTAGAAAAGCCATTAGATATCTCAGAAGTTAAGAGGGTTGCCGCAGTTGATGTATCATATAAGGGTAACCATGCGAGGGGAGCTTTTGTTTTATGCTCTTTCCCTTCCTGCGAAGTGGTAAAAGCCAAAGTTATCGAAACGGAGGTAAATTTTCCCTATATCCCCACCTACTTTTTCTTGAGGGAAACAAGGCCAATTTTGCTGCTGATAAAGGGTGAAGAGTTTGATGTCTTACTCGTGGAGGGGCACGGAAAGGCGCATCCGAGGGGATACGGCCTGGCTTCGCATATAGGTTTGCTTATCAACAAGCCCACGATAGGGGTTGCAAAACGTCCCTTGTTCAACACCAAAGATTTCGTAAGGGTGGGAAAAGCTTATGTAAGTGTTGGTAATTTAATTGACCTTGACTCTGCAAAGAAGATTGTTGAGATAGTTAACGAAAACGGCTATCCTAAACCTCTGAGAATTGCGGACAAACTCTCCAAGGGTGCTAAAAATGGAAGAAATTAA